The following are encoded together in the Choloepus didactylus isolate mChoDid1 chromosome 7, mChoDid1.pri, whole genome shotgun sequence genome:
- the LOC119540330 gene encoding zinc finger protein 239-like: MLPKELQTQVSAHTKEQKMLIKEAVPPGRVQESLNIRLQTNEIQSISVSPQDGEGACRFKNVKLTLEKKSSEEIAFQSLLLGRLKADDPQKPIIEHTCDPESRYERYQENLLLMKERKALPQERDHREVMKFVPKEILRGERDNKCDECGKFFTKKSNLIRHQIIHTGERLYKCKICEKAFSGSTSLHLPQRIHSGEKPYKCDECGKAFIVKSSLILHYRVHTLDRPYECDQCGKTFNWSSDLSKHQRIHTGEKPYECSVCNKAFNQTSDLIKHQRIHTGEKPYKCHVCGKAFNQSSLLIKHQRVRTGEKPFRCEDCGKSFSQNAGLTSHQRRHM; encoded by the exons ATGTTACCCAAGGAGCTCCAGACCCAG GTTTCAGCCCATACAAAAGAGCAGAAGATGCTCATTAAAGAGGCAGTGCCCCCAGGAAGAGTCCAGGAGTCACTGAATATTCGGCTCCAGACCAATGAGATCCAGTCCATAAGTGTGTCTCCACAGGATGGAG aagGTGCATGTaggtttaaaaatgtaaaattgactTTAGAGAAAAAAAGTTCTGAAGAAATAGCATTTCAGTCACTGTTACTGGGAAGATTAAAAGCTGATGATCCCCAGAAGCCTATAATTGAACACACTTGTGACCCTGAGAGCAGATATGAAAGGTATCAAGAAAATCTTTTAttgatgaaagagagaaaagcttTACCCCAGGAAAGAGATCACAGAGAAGTCATGAAATTTGTACCAAAGGAAATACTTAGGGGAgagagagataataaatgtgatGAGTGTGGAAAGTTCTTCACTAAAAAATCAAATCTCATTCGACATCAGataattcacactggggagagactttataaatgtaaaatttgtgAGAAAGCCTTCAGTGGAAGCACCAGCCTTCATCTTCCTCAGAGGATCCActctggagagaaaccttataagtgtgatgaatgtgggaaagcctttatcGTGAAGTCCAGTCTGATCCTGCATTATAGAGTCCATACCCTAGACAGACCCTATGAATGTGATCAATGTGGCAAAACCTTCAACTGGAGCTCAGATCTTAGTAAGCATCAGAggattcacactggagagaaaccctatgaatgtagtGTGTGCAACAAGGCCTTCAATCAGACATCTGACCTTATCAAGCACCAGAGAATACATACAGGAGAAAAACCCTACAAATGTCATGTGTGTGGGAAAGCTTTTAATCAGAGCTCACTCCTTATTAAGCACCAGAGAGTACGCACTGGGGAGAAGCCCTTTCGCTGTGAAGATTGTGGAAAAAGCTTTAGTCAGAATGCAGGTCTGACATCACATCAGAGACGGCACATGTGA
- the LOC119540329 gene encoding KRR1 small subunit processome component homolog, which yields MASSSVNGSATASGKSEFRHQKLKPENRDEAELLTVPDGWKEPAFSKEDNPRGLLEESSFATLFPKYREAYLKECWPLVQKALNEHHIKATLDLIEGSMTVYTTKKTFDPYIIIRARDLIKLLARSVSFEQAVRILQDDIACDIIKIGSLVQNKERFVKRRQRLIGPKGSTLKALELLTNCYIMVQGNTVSAIGPFSGLKEVRKVVLDTMKNIHPVYNIETLMIKRELAKDSELRSQSWERFLPQFKHKNVNKRKEPKKKTVKKEYTPFPPPQPESQIDKELASGEYFLKASQKKRQKMETIKAKQAEALSKRQEERNKAFIPPKEKPVVKPKEGSTEIKIDVAAIKEKVKKAKNKKLGSLTTEEITLKMEADEKKKKKKK from the coding sequence ATGGCGTCTTCCTCAGTAAATGGGTCAGCTACGGCGTCTGGGAAATCTGAATTTCGACACCAGAAGCTGAAGCCGGAGAACCGAGATGAAGCAGAGCTCCTCACTGTTCCTGATGGTTGGAAGGAACCAgccttttccaaagaggataatCCCAGAGGACTTCTAGAGGAAAGCAGTTTTgcaactttgtttccaaaatataGGGAGGCTTACTTGAAAGAATGCTGGCCATTGGTACAGAAAGCCTTGAATGAACATCACATTAAAGCAACCCTGGACCTGATCGAGGGCAGCATGACGGTTTATACAACAAAGAAGACTTTTGATCCATACATCATCATTAGGGCCAGAGACCTAATAAAACTTTTAGCAAGGAGTGTTTCATTTGAACAGGCAGTTCGAATTCTTCAGGATGATATTGCATGTGACATCATTAAAATAGGTTCTTTAGTACAAAATAAAGAAAGGTTTGTAAAAAGAAGACAACGGCTTATTGGTCCAAAAGGATCTACACTGAAGGCATTGGAACTCTTAACAAACTGTTACATTATGGTTCAGGGAAACACGGTTTCTGCCATTGGACCttttagtggcttaaaagagGTTCGAAAAGTAGTCTTAGATACTATGAAGAATATTCATCCAGTTTATAACATTGAAACCTTAATGATTAAGCGAGAGTTGGCAAAAGATTCCGAGTTAAGATCACAAAGTTGGGAAAGATTTTTGCCACAGTTCAAACACAAAAATGTGAATAAACGCAAGGaaccaaagaaaaaaactgttaaaaaagaataTACACCATTCCCACCACCACAACCAGAAAGTCAGATTGATAAAGAATTGGCTAGTGGTGAATACTTTTTGAAGGCAAGTCAGAAAAAGCgacagaaaatggaaacaataaaggCTAAGCAAGCAGAAGCTCTCAGTAAGAGACAAGAGGAAAGAAACAAGGCTTTTATTCCGCCAAAAGAAAAACCAGTTGTGAAACCTAAGGAAGGTTCTACGGAAATTAAAATTGATGTGGCTGCCATCAAGGAAAAGGTTAAGAAGGCAAAGAATAAGAAACTGGGATCACTTACAACTGAAGAAATTACACTGAAGATGgaagcagatgaaaagaaaaagaaaaaaaagaagtaa